The segment TCATATACCATCGCTAGCTTTATGCCCATTCAAAGAGATAAGAAGAAAGCTCTCTGGGAAACTGCAAGAAGCGTTAATGAAGCAGAATCAAGACAGAAAAGAAGGTTGGACTCCTCCAGAAGGTTTCATAAAGTTaaaattttgatggagcctctaaAACAAACCCGGGTAAAGCAGAAGGTGGACACTGATCCTAAGAGATGCTTAAAGAAGATTTTTATATGGAGGAACACTGTTCTTTGATACAAAATCCAATAATGAGGGGGAATGGGAAGCATTCATAGCAGGGATGGGTATAGCAGTTGAACATCAATAGAATAATGTGATTGTAGGAGATTCCTTGGTAGTAACAAAACCTTCATCTCAAGTCTCCTGTTCCAACTGGTGTTTTCACCACTTTGTGGAAGAAGTTCAAAGCATGAAGAAGAATTTTTTGGCAGTAAGCTTCAGGCATTGCAGAAGATCTGCTGATGGAGCTGCTGATTATTTAGCCAATGTTGGCATAGAATAGGAACCTATAACAGCAAAATAAAGCCCTCATGAAAGAAACTGGCAAGAATTGGGCAAATACATTAGGCTTTGCCCACCATAGCAGCTAAGTAAAGCACTCATGAAGGAACTTGGCAAGGACTGGGCAAATGCATTAGTCTTCGCCCATGATGATTAATGAAGGTGGTCATGCATAATCCCAACGATCTTGATAAAAAGATTGAGAGCAAATAGAGTTAATACACCATTTATCTCGTAGGCAGTTGGGGATAAAGATTATGATGCTCAAAGGTTTTGTAATCATGCATTTAGTAACATCGTAGTAGATTGTAGTTAAATTCAGCCCTAGTTGACTTGATGGTCAGAGGTGCATGTAAAGTAAAGGTTCAATATTTGTGAGCTTCTTGGCTTTTAAATACTGTGCCTTGCCCATTTTTTGGCAATATGACTCCTTGTTGCAGTTGGCAGGGGGATTTGTCTTGCTATAGGGATGGTGAGCAAAAGGAGAGGTGCTAAAGGCAAGGGTATCAAACATAACGGTTTTGTCCCAGTTCATTGTCTTAAGCGCATGTTCCATTGTAAGAATGATGTTGCCTTAGTGTTTGCGTTAGAAATCTTGGGTAGGCCCTGCCTAGGAAGAGGTTATTGGAAGAAGTCAATTTGTGGAGGAATTTTGTTACAAACTTGGTTGTTTACATCCTTGATGGGGAGGTAAGTGTCTGCTTGGTGCAAGTGTTTTTTCCATACCAATTTAGTGATATGGAGGTGGTTAGACTCTCAAAGTCATTGGAGATGTTTGGCACAAGGAGAACTTAAGGCTTGCAAGATCAGAACCCATGAGACCTTCAGCTGGATTGCTGCACAGTGCACAGGCATGAAGAATTGGTGGCCCTCATTAGGGAAGTTGATGTTCTAACTCTAAGAGCCTATTACAATCTAGTGAAATTTCTAGCCAACCTTCATGTAGTCACCACAATGGGTATGCGGAGGTGAAAAGCTATTTTTCTATCCCTATTTTCTTGTGGCTCCTCAATCCATTGGCAGATAGGAAGGACTTAAAATTTGGCCTTCATTTTACTCAAATGGGTGCAATACCTAGTACTTCAGGTGTGTCAACATGGATCAAAGAGTACATGCTTGCCCATGAGCAACCAGCGGCAAGGGGCAAGATGTTGGGGGTGGTTTCACAGTGTTTATTCTTGTGCTATTTTTGTTTCCCATGGTTGGTCATGTTGGCATTCATGTCTTTCGTTATGTGTAAGGCCAATTTTGTACTTCATGTTAGGACTTGTTTTCATACTCTAGCTTTCTTGCCTTTCTTTCAGCATTGTAAGTATTATTATGATATACTTGAAGGGTGGGGCCCCAGTAGAAACCCTGGTTATTTTATCTAAAAACCAATCACTGGGCTTAAAGTATTTTGGTATATATGAATAATCTAGAATGTGCTTAAGAGGTGTTATAGTGGCTAGCATTTATTATTTGTTTTCCAAAAGGATCTGCTGCAACTAAACAACAAGCTGCATGGGACCCTCCTCCAGGACCAAGTGAAGCTCAAATTAGATGCAAGGGTTAGTGTTGCAGGTTCTTACAGATCTAACCGTTGATATGCAGTCAATTTAGGTACTAACTGAAAAATGACTGATACAGGCTGCTTATCAAGGAATTAAAGAAGCAAAGCACATGGATATCAAAACTAACCATTGAGAGGTATTTAATGTCCAACCTTTAATTACTACTACATTCCAGTGCTGATATTGCCTCACAAAAAGATGCTGATGATTGAAAAAATATCATCTCTAAATGCCAAAAAAATGGTAGATTAGCTTGCTGAGTGACTTCCTGACATAGGTTGAAGTGTTGCAACTGGTATGCAACTCTATGTAGGTTGTAAAATAAATCTTATTTTCCTCTATTTAGGAAAAAACAGAGGGTTTTCATGCAAATTAAAAGAAATAAACAAACTGGTATTTTCAGATTATTGTTATCGAGTTATCAAACCATAAAAAATTGTCAGAATAATTTTCAATTCACAATTCAGTTAGAGCACATCTTCTGCATGATTGACCACGCAAATCATGACAAGTAAAGCACTGCAAACCATACATCTAGGAGAATTATACAACTACAAACTGGTATACCATCTTTTTGAGTTGAAATTGACAACATATGCTTTCCACTAGCTAAAAACAAATCAGTTAGAACATTTTATAGAACTTAAAAACAGCCATTGCTTCTCTTGGCAAGGTATTAATTGCCATTGGTCACAGCTCCTAGATTTTGAGACTACCCTAGGCCTATTCAATCATCTTCCTCAGCGTTTGTTTTTGACATGAAAGAAATCATACTTCAAGAGCATCCTCATAGTCAGTTTCTTGATTCTCACCCATGCTTTCACTCTCATACATATCTCTCGTTGTCTCTGGAATCTCTTCTTGATTCTCACCTATGCTTTCACTCTCATACATATCTTTCATTGTCTCTGGAATCTCTTCAAATGTTTCTGGACTCTGATATGATGTCTCAGAACTATCATTGATAATCTCACCACTGAGTACATCTGAAGCAACACTTGATGCGGTGTACAACAAATATTGCACTCCATTAATCACATCATAAACCATAAGCCCAACTCTTCCTCCAAACCAATTTCCCACGTGACTGCCAATCAGATAGCCTACACGGCCAAGTCTCTGCTCCCCATAAAAACCACCACCATAAGTTCCAAAAAGAGTTCCAATACCTCTAAGGAATCCTTCAATGATCGTGCCACCATAGTACAAAGCTTCAAAAAAGTCCCATCCTGCAGCCATAATTGGCCCAGTAATACGCTTGGCTTTCTTGCTTGCCAACTTTGCTGCTTTCACTCCTGCCTGCTGTGCCTGCTTTGAGGCTACTTCAACACTTAAACCTCCAGTTATAGCTTCCCTCAAGGCAATTTCAATGGCTTTTCTCCTTTCCCTTTCTACATGACCTGCTCTCAAATTGTATACATATAATTTTCCTCCTTCTTTTGCCAAACAGGCCAATGTTCCAGAGCTCATGTCAAAGCAATTGAGCCATACGAACTTTCCACTTTTTGACACAGAATCATCTCCAACTAGTTGCCTGCATTTCTCCGCTGTATGTACATTGCAATAGAAAATCAGCCTTAGAATATTGGAGATTAACGATGAAATTATCTGAAGCATCTGCATCCACTAAATCACCGAGCATCATGATTAGAACTAAACTGTAAGCAAAAGTGGCAATTGAGCATACCGGAATGATTCAAGTATTTTCATTTACATTACACCTTGTGCAAAAGATCTCCAGAAACGAGATTTTCTAATGATTTCCTGAGCCAAAATGTTGGATTGTTTTGATTTGGAAATTTGTCTACTTGAAGCTGTTATAAATCTGGGCAATTAAAATGCCAATGGAAGAATCCAAACAGGAACAGCTTGCAAAACAGTATAGCTATGCTGCACTTGTTGCATCTTCTATTATTACAAATTACATAACTAGTCGTTGAAATCAGTTTGGGAAAATTAAAATTGTTATAGTGGTAGATTGCTGAGACTCTACTAATGAGatttaaaaaataacaaacatgaGGAGACACTCAAAATGTCAAATAAGTAGGATCATCCCAAGTTCCCAACAATCCCAGTACTATTTGCTTATAGAGCTAAGACCAATTATTAATTCATGAAAGCCTGAAACAACTCCAGGACATGTATGCAACTCCCCAGAAGGTGTTTAACAATAAATTCCCCATAAATTTGTCTTGGATTTAATAAACAGAAGAGTCAATAGCCCTAGCCAAAACATCAAACCCATACAACATGAATAAAACATCAGCAACAAGAATGACCACAAAAATGGTGCCAATGTCCCATAGGAAAATCAAGCATTAAACAACTTCAATGAATTATATTTCAATGGCTTACAAACAAAAATAACATATACAATATACATGATCATGAATATAATTTCACAATCAAAAACTTAATAATCCATCAAGGAAATAAACCAATTAAGGCATTAACAACCTAGCTACTTCATGCAAGTATAACATAAGATCTCTGTTAAAAACTAGtctataactaaaatccctttcCTTTTGCTTAGTGCTGATAAGTGCATAAAATTCATGGAATTAAATATTATGGTTGTTAAGGACTGAACAGTGATTAACATAATATAGATTAGGACGATGGTATTACTACATTTTTAATTTGTCTTCAGTCTATATTTATTCAACCCCTACTTCTTGACCCAATACTAAGGATCATTAAAATATATATGGGCACCATATATCCCTACAATCACTGCTTTTCTTAATTCTTAATGTTCTTTTACCTTCCCTGGCCTTCACCCCCGGCCCCAACAAATCTTTTTCCTTTTACTCATCTTATCCCTTCCTACATACAGTCCCCATGCTCCCCTAACACACTTGCCTTTGTATTCAGAagtcaaacatttaatcttcaacatCTTTTTGGACCTTTTTCATCTCACCTGCCTTCTAACCAAAACCCACTTCCATTCCCTTCCTATTGCTTACCCCTAAGCATATATCCTACTTCCAAATaccttttgaatttattttcagcCTTAGCATGATTAACTTCCAGAACCCTAGCACAGCAAGCACAACCACAATACAAATAGGATTCATCAGTActactttcttcttttcttctgtaATTTAAGCAATCGTTTCCTCCTTAAGGCTCTTTTCCGATGCCGTATGCTCCTCCTTTGTTCCTTAGTATCTAATCATCTCTCCTACAGATCCCCACACCAAGGAGAGCATAGTTATTGCTCTATGGACTGGTCTTCCATGAAAGTAATAAGTTAAATATAAAAGACATTCTCATCTCTACCCATATCTACGAACGAATTGAACATTCCCTCTAGTATGATGCTCAGATCTATACGGTATTCATTATCATGCTGGCCAAAAACTTCTTGAAAAGAATGAACAAACCATTTAACATATGGTGGGAGGCAATTGATGAGAATGATGATCTGTTTGCCTTCTGTGTCCATACCAGCAGTCTACATATGCAGTTACTACCTATAAAAGTTTCTGGACCCTTGAAATCCAGCCTGCCAAGGAAATCTCTCCTCGATGCTATTAACTTTCAGAATCTGATGAAATAGGCTTTAATGATTTCTTACTCCTAAGTTGCCGATTTGGGTGTGGGTGCGAGTACAGAAACCGAAACTCGGTTTATTTTTCCTTGGGTATAGAtacggtatatatatatatatatatatatatatatatatcatagttGGAAGACACATGGGACTTGCCACAGACTCACCAAGACTCGCGAATCTATTGGCGGgccgagtcgactcgccaaggactcatAAGACGAGTCCAAATGAGTCTTGGCacaagacttgcaagtcctaagtCGGGACTTGCGAGTCCAACTTAAAGACTCGTGATGCACAGAAACACACCAAGCAACACATCAAAAaaatatctaaattttttttttttaagtcttcatcaaaatatatacatgaaatataacatttaagtataagaaatactttaagttatatttaatgtatatattggcaggatgtttgagagtggtttcagatctctaggagttataatgcaaattctaggtttcactttatctgccccaaattttagacctatctccctatcactcttcctttatcccctctctctaccactctctatatcactctctcctctctcccccaagatctagacctatctatctacccctctctctcaccctcagacccTAGCAAGTGGTGCTCCCCTCAACCTAATTTTGGCAAGCTGCAGAAGCCACATCGGACTCCTagaactagaccctctagttctatctctcccttggttttcactagagctgggaagaggaagatgtagtcttctctttagtttgttcattgttgtttttcacatgggtgctaccctcaacctaattttggCAAGCTGGAGAAGCCACATCGGACTCCTAGAACTAGACactctagttctatctctcccttggttttcactagagttgggaagaggaagatgtagtcttctctttagtttgttcattgttgtttttcacatttggacatatcattatatgtaattttgtaaacattttataaacttatgctgctgttatacattttaaagttcaaaactatgagtatgaattatgaaatttcaaatattgagtgtttggagatcatatgatgtgtaatgtttcaaatatggctcttatgttctctaaatgcattaatttgtatttgttttttttgtaaaactacgttGTTTTTTTGCTGAGTCCATTCCCGAGTTTTTGCCGAGTCCAATTTTTTGGGTTGATGAGTCTGTGGCGAGTCCAAGTTtccctactatatatatatatatatatgaacagtgacacttattaatccaagattgcCAATCAATagaatatttaaatacctcataaTATAATATTCATAGTTTGAAAAATGATGATACTCTAGTCTCAAAATGGCATTACCCAATGAtaattcaaattataatcgatatttaatatacatacatatacatatatatatacataaacacacacacatatatatataagaacAGTGAtacttattaatccaagattgcCAATAAATAGGATATTTAAATACCTCATAATATCATATTCAGTGTTTCAAAAATGATAATACTCTAgtatcaaaatgtcattacacaatgataattcaaattataatcgatatttaacattcatattcttcatcaaaaacatgaagatgaacattgggttcaacttcatttgaaccacaatccaTTGGATTGCCTCTCCCACTAGTTGTGTCAAGTGAAGTTGCATTTATGGAGACTCGGACaagttgtgcaactgtagcatctaaatcaaAACACTCAAGGGCTACATCCCAATTCTTTGTCACACCCTCATTGTATTCAGGTTTCTTATGTGACAAGAGACAAAGGATGGAGTGTATGTAGACCAAATCCTCCATTGTTTTGCACCCAAATGGTTGTGCTGGACCGAGCGgatggagtatgtactccaattccactcagctgaagaagaacttgcaacctattgagtttgcatacaacatttagtatttaattttataattcaaGAATCAAAACTTAAAATTAGAAACAgagattataaaataaaaatattttaatataatatatagcctgatagcatcaaatggaaaatgataaaataaataataagaGGATGCATACTCAGGACAGAATTTTAATTTGCAAGGGGCTGCAAGAAAACGAAGCCTTGACCATGTAGATTCCGCCGCTCATCAACACTTCCCTATATTTGTCATGAAGAGCAGAAACGTCGTGATTTGTTGAAGCTATGAATTGGCCATTGTAATATCCCTTAGGAATCTGACCCTGTTTAGCTGATTTAAACTCCAAGgtatattgtcaaacactttgcacACAAGGTCTGAACTTGTCGATTGATGATTCTTTCGGTATTTTCAACGAAGAtgatgataatatgcattcaataGGCTCAAAGAACATATGCAAATGACTGAAATGAAATGAGGATGTAATGCAAGATATATATAATGCAATTCTATAGCTGATGTGCCACTACAGCCAAAGGGCATTAATGTAAACACTTGGTAAGCAACCTACCAAAATAATTAAACACCTACAGCAAGAAGGTATTTTGCAAACAATTCAATGCAACTCCAAACTCCTTTATTGCGGCCTTCAGACTGATTATATTGACTGGAAATGTATAGGCATTATCACAAATGGTTGGCATGCAAACTTATTATGACTAAAACTAATACCCATATGATGTTGCAGCAATAATGCATTAAGACAAACAGTTGTCTTGCATACTAAACTCAGTAAACCTGATTACAAGTGGATTGCCAAGTCTCTGCATACCAAGGCAAGATTGATTACAATGCAAGACTATTCAATGAAACAATTACAAGGCTTCCCCAGCATCGATTTAACTGAGTTAACTATATGCAAACTAGTACGAGAATGACCCTGGAAATCTTGACAGCAGATTGTAAACTTCCACGTGGCTGTGTTGAAGATTGTTTTGCAACAATAACATGGCCTTCCAATGATGACTCTTTCAATCTGCTCTTCAAATCCCTTCTAGCTGCTCAAACAACTTGGATAATCTTCCACCATTAAGCTCGAACTTGACCTCTGGATGAAGCCAACAATTAAGCAATCTTCAGCTGATATCTCACAACCTCAGAACGTTGATACAATGAAGAAGCTACGCTCTCCAATGCCGAATATGCAGAAACCCTAAGATTCCTTCTCCAAGAGAAGAGCTCTCCAAACGTACGAGTATAAAATGATTGAATGGTGCCTTTTATATTCATCTCAAATTAGGTCGATTTCTCTAGAAGGCtcttttaaatcatttaaatgatATTTAACATTTGACTTTCACTTTAATAAGTCGACGcacaaataataattatatttaatgtactttaagtgacctttttgaggGTCATGGCCCCATTAGACATAAAGTGAATTTAAAACTTTATAATTACACTTATAATTAGTTATTAATAAAGTaatcactttattaataattaaataatcattatttcTCAATTCCGTCTCAACCTGAGAGTTAACCATTGTATCCTTTCTGCAACcaactgccttactaaaaatagtaagggtccctctctGACATCCACTGAATTATTATAAATAGTAAGTCCCTCAAAACCAAACCAAAAACCTCTGAATATCAATGCCTCAGAACATATGAAGGGTCTAGAGATGAAAACACCAACAACTGTTCTCTGAGAGCAAAAAAAACTCCACAATAGGGTCCTCTAATCACTAGTATTAGCCTTCAAGGGCCCAATGATAGGCTAAATCCATTAACTCTGATGCACgctcaaaatggggacattacaatctgccctccctgaaattgcttgtccccaagcaatctccatTGCAAAGAAACTCCAGTCCTCGGAAGGCCCCAAAGAAGAAATGTGAAATGTCTCGCACAACTCTAGCTAACTCCTATAGCACCAACAACCACCACTGCGCGACAATATACATCATACCAATTGTTCAACTTATGCACACAAGAGATGTGCATCAGAAACCACTCGTATACGTGTGAACCAAAAGTGAAACTGTAAGCACTCCACACCATTTACACATTGCAATACTCATCAGTGAACTATGACTGGAACCTTGATGCACAAGAAGGATCCCACAGAACACTATAGATTAACCAAAAAAATATTCTTGTATCCCAAAATGGAAGTCTGCCATACCTGATATCCTCGGACTTTCGTTCTGCTCTTTTATTTCCAACTTCACCATGCAAGCAACCGAATGGGACTCGACCAATACACAGTGCCAAGCCTGTCATCACCTGGATCCCAATACAATTTGAACTCACATCCATCTGTCATGCGGAAATAAGAACATTTGGAAGCATCTGCTAAACTCTCTTGGATGTGATAACTAACCAAGCCATCATGCCTACTGACACCATAATCACCCTATAACCATGTAACTGTATGAAAGCTTTGTGACATAGAAGTAGCAAACCCAGTTGGATACATATCAGCATGATGGATAACTAACTGCTGACCTCGCAAGTAATTCCCCAAAAACCACTAAGTCGAGTACTTGTAGCCACTAATCCCATCCTCTGAAGATGGCAAATTCCCATTCCACAACGGATGGTATAAACCCTACGCCGATCCACACCGTCGCATCATCAAGTCCTCCGTGTGTGGATCAAAAGAGAAGTGATGAGCACTCCTCACTATGCAGTCCCGATAAAAAACACCAACCTCTATCAACGATTGACTGACATAATCCTGAGTATCACCCTCGTCATTAGACTCATCACTCACGATCCTGGAGTCAAGAGATGGCTCAGGTCTTTGATCCTGAAAAGCTGATTGGGTAGGGCCTCTGTTAACCCTCTCTGCAAACCTAATCACAAAAACTTTATCAAGAAAAATTGAGGTCAAAGTATGTTCAATTGCTCTGAAAGCACGCTTAATGAAGCGCAAACCTCGAATGCGAGTACCCTTTGTGGCTTCATAACAACTCTCTGAAACTCCGCACCCTCAAGTAGGTACTCAACAAACTTATCCATGCAGTAAAAGCTATATAAGGCTGAATCAACCTTATCTCCTGTAACATTCAGCTGATCTCTCCAACTTTGTGGCTCAACAAGCTATCGATCAAAATCAGTTGCATGGGATGAAATAGTCGATCTGTTTCCAGAAGAGGGAAACAAATCAACATGAGAGCCAAACTCCCAATCAGATGAAACCCTGCGAGTCTCCTATGAAGAAGATGGAGTAGTGTCATGTACTGTCACACAACTCTCTGAAGAATTCCCCACTGCAAGACAAGAACTATCAGTAATCTGACCTATATCATCGGTCATGGTACTAAACCTTAGGAGAACCTGGTGCAACAAAAGGTTCTCTGCAACTCTCAATTACTGTACTCATCTGATCAGAATTAACCACACCAATATATGTGATGGATATAACCACATCCTCCAGCTGCTCACACACAAAATACGTGGATATATGTTTCTCACCAGCTGCTGCCATTGAAAACTAAATTGTATATGTAGATGGTGAAGATTGTGCCAACCTCAACTCCACAATAATCTCCTCTATCCTTGACTGTGACTCTTGAAGGGCCAACTGGATGCTCTTCAACGAGTCCATATTCGCCTCAAGCTCATGAGTGAGCTCGTCAACCTCCTCTTCCTTTCCCTTCAGTGCATCATAACAAGTacaatcccactcaagaagatagTCCCTATGAGAAAGTAGCTTCaaataattatgtttcattattccAATAGCTTCTCAAAGTGCATGGAGCTCTCTTAGGGAAAGGCCACCATCACTGTGCTCATTTGTCATAGGAGTGCTCCAACCAAAAGTAGCCAACATCTTGCAAGCAACATCAAAATGCTCTATGGTTGTGGCAATCATACTATCATTCACCTTTAGTTGCCCAACCAAATGATGAGGACTCTATAGCTTATGACTCCCATATAAGTTTCCCGATTCAACATCTGGACTGTGATATGAGGcttcttgtcctcatttttggCTAAGTCATAAAAACaggataacccctacaaattttgtccaatttgtagtcCATGTGATCTAAGCAAGCTTTCTGAGGTCTCATGTGTGATTTAGGACCCTCGATTCTTGATTCGGAGGTTCTAGTCCTTTTCTGAGTCTTTTAAGTCAGTTTTTGTGTTTTGGTGTAAATCAGGTTCACAAACCTGAATTACACCTCTTTTATGCACACAAGTGTAAATTGGGGTTACGAACCCGAATTACACTTCCCCTTCAAAAATTTTAGtctggtgtaaatcgggtttgtaaCCCCGATTTACACCACTTCATAACCAAGTCTTCCTGTTTTTGGTGCAAGGCGGGGTTGTATCCCAACTTACACTAAGTCCTTCCATTCTTGGTGCAGATTGGGGCCGTAACCCCGACCT is part of the Cryptomeria japonica chromosome 10, Sugi_1.0, whole genome shotgun sequence genome and harbors:
- the LOC131039412 gene encoding uncharacterized protein LOC131039412, which codes for MDVEKRRLGWFSIIAALVILAIAAEKCRQLVGDDSVSKSGKFVWLNCFDMSSGTLACLAKEGGKLYVYNLRAGHVERERRKAIEIALREAITGGLSVEVASKQAQQAGVKAAKLASKKAKRITGPIMAAGWDFFEALYYGGTIIEGFLRGIGTLFGTYGGGFYGEQRLGRVGYLIGSHVGNWFGGRVGLMVYDVINGVQYLLYTASSVASDVLSGEIINDSSETSYQSPETFEEIPETMKDMYESESIGENQEEIPETTRDMYESESMGENQETDYEDALEV